The following proteins are encoded in a genomic region of Cryptomeria japonica chromosome 11, Sugi_1.0, whole genome shotgun sequence:
- the LOC131036999 gene encoding ricin B-like lectin R40C1 isoform X3 — MACCQQENVQQQLNVTVCCKADIKWQEKICKALGIKDAKATLVPCNPNDSAQIWVKLEADIGVVKGFLLLNTNLTMALSHGTNAVLVDYNGVPDDSLLWVECGNNKEGFMGIGVANNTNLRLDVAQNEEGITLVLQTSDEEKDSQFWQISSYP, encoded by the exons ATGGCATGCTGCCAGCAAGAGAACGTTCAACAGCAGCTGAATGTGACTGTTTGCTGTAAGGCTGATATTAAATGGCAAGAAAAAATTTGTAAGGCTCTGGGTATCAAAGATGCAAAGGCAACACTTGTTCCGTGCAATCCCAATGACTCAGCTCAG atctGGGTGAAACTTGAGGCAGACATTGGCGTTGTTAAGGGCTTTCTCCTTCTGAACACAAATCTCACTATGGCCCTTTCGCATGGCACCAATGCGG TGTTGGTCGATTATAACGGTGTTCCTGACGACAGCTTGCTCTGGGTTGAATGTGGGAACAACAAAGAGGGGTTTATGGGTATAGGTGTGGCAAATAACACTAATCTCAGATTGGATGTAGCGCAGAATGAGGAGGGTATTACACTTGTGCTGCAGACGTCGGACGAGGAAAAGGACAGCCAGTTCTGGCAGATCTCGTCCTACCCCTAA
- the LOC131036999 gene encoding ricin B-like lectin R40C1 isoform X1 codes for MACCQQENVQQQLNVTVCCKADIKWQEKICKALGIKDAKATLVPCNPNDSAQIWVKLEADIGVVKGFLLLNTNLTMALSHGTNAGEVVVLVDYNGVPDDSLLWVECGNNKEGFMGIGVANNTNLRLDVAQNEEGITLVLQTSDEEKDSQFWQISSYP; via the exons ATGGCATGCTGCCAGCAAGAGAACGTTCAACAGCAGCTGAATGTGACTGTTTGCTGTAAGGCTGATATTAAATGGCAAGAAAAAATTTGTAAGGCTCTGGGTATCAAAGATGCAAAGGCAACACTTGTTCCGTGCAATCCCAATGACTCAGCTCAG atctGGGTGAAACTTGAGGCAGACATTGGCGTTGTTAAGGGCTTTCTCCTTCTGAACACAAATCTCACTATGGCCCTTTCGCATGGCACCAATGCGGGTGAGgtg GTAGTGTTGGTCGATTATAACGGTGTTCCTGACGACAGCTTGCTCTGGGTTGAATGTGGGAACAACAAAGAGGGGTTTATGGGTATAGGTGTGGCAAATAACACTAATCTCAGATTGGATGTAGCGCAGAATGAGGAGGGTATTACACTTGTGCTGCAGACGTCGGACGAGGAAAAGGACAGCCAGTTCTGGCAGATCTCGTCCTACCCCTAA
- the LOC131036999 gene encoding ricin B-like lectin R40C1 isoform X2: MACCQQENVQQQLNVTVCCKADIKWQEKICKALGIKDAKATLVPCNPNDSAQIWVKLEADIGVVKGFLLLNTNLTMALSHGTNAGEVVLVDYNGVPDDSLLWVECGNNKEGFMGIGVANNTNLRLDVAQNEEGITLVLQTSDEEKDSQFWQISSYP, encoded by the exons ATGGCATGCTGCCAGCAAGAGAACGTTCAACAGCAGCTGAATGTGACTGTTTGCTGTAAGGCTGATATTAAATGGCAAGAAAAAATTTGTAAGGCTCTGGGTATCAAAGATGCAAAGGCAACACTTGTTCCGTGCAATCCCAATGACTCAGCTCAG atctGGGTGAAACTTGAGGCAGACATTGGCGTTGTTAAGGGCTTTCTCCTTCTGAACACAAATCTCACTATGGCCCTTTCGCATGGCACCAATGCGGGTGAG GTAGTGTTGGTCGATTATAACGGTGTTCCTGACGACAGCTTGCTCTGGGTTGAATGTGGGAACAACAAAGAGGGGTTTATGGGTATAGGTGTGGCAAATAACACTAATCTCAGATTGGATGTAGCGCAGAATGAGGAGGGTATTACACTTGTGCTGCAGACGTCGGACGAGGAAAAGGACAGCCAGTTCTGGCAGATCTCGTCCTACCCCTAA